The Alosa sapidissima isolate fAloSap1 chromosome 8, fAloSap1.pri, whole genome shotgun sequence genome contains a region encoding:
- the LOC121715999 gene encoding cytochrome c oxidase subunit 6A, mitochondrial gives MASLGRLSRALLRAPLSQTRQFSAAAAHGHGEPGAARLWKILTFVVAFPGVAVCMLNTYLKMQHHHHENPEFVPYSHLRIRSKRFPWGDGVKSFFHNPEVNALPDGYEEHEE, from the exons ATGGCTTCACTCGGACGTCTATCTCGAGCTCTGTTGCGGGCACCCTTGTCGCAGACCCGTCAGTTTTCAGCTGCAGCAGCTCACGGACATGGAGAACCAG GAGCAGCAAGGCTCTGGAAGATCCTTACTTTCGTTGTTGCTTTCCCTGGAGTTGCTGTATGCATGTTGAACACGTACCTCAAAATGCAGCACCACCATCATGAGAATCCTGAATTTGTTCCCTACAGTCATCTGCGCATCCGCAGCAAG CGCTTCCCTTGGGGTGATGGCGTGAAGTCCTTTTTCCACAACCCCGAAGTGAATGCCCTCCCAGACGGGTATGAAGAACATGAAGAGTAA